One segment of Cydia fagiglandana chromosome 12, ilCydFagi1.1, whole genome shotgun sequence DNA contains the following:
- the LOC134669349 gene encoding tubulin-specific chaperone A — MADPRIRQIKIKTGVVKRIAKEKVVYEKEAELQKNRIQKIKDEGQDEHNIRKQEEVLQESLMMVPDCQRRLAKAFADLKNTLETEADLKEHEDYLTAQQVLKDAECQLVTAP, encoded by the exons ATGGCAGATCCTAGAATTCGGCAAATTAAAATCAAGACCGGCGTTGTAAAGCGCATAGCTAAGGAGAAAGTGGTTTACGAAAAGGAGGCCGAACTACAAAAGAACAGGATACAGAAGATTAAAGACGAGGGCCAGGACGAACACAACATCCGAAAACAAGAGGAAGTTCTGCAGGAGTCCCTTATGATGGTCCCTGACTGTCAAAGACg GTTGGCAAAGGCATTCGCGGATCTCAAGAATACTCTAGAAACGGAGGCAGACCTCAAGGAGCACGAAGACTACCTCACGGCTCAGCAAGTGTTAAAAGACGCCGAGTGCCAACTGGTCACAGCTCCTTAA
- the LOC134669348 gene encoding uncharacterized protein PF3D7_1120000-like yields MAYYNENFDIRNSTFQNIPPPPPPPSFYMPPAVTDEQFVKQFEKLDTKVSKKAVSITEIREKIRALVLTVNELKEKQKILAENLDTLSEEEWSSKVREMKENQLKIDEVISLMNDFCLENMRTALAKRSAKRLRLKRLNNERKKEKEERNQEREETSRKIDENLQKIKDEIKKVKLDEEAKLAADCILRDTLRKKHDARKSIVKLEALLRLRKARQNTAKGRGEQCSETDEAEFNNNIEKLISLWKGKLSNYELEEQLLRDQLKESLPVVGKMEGIVETLKKWKDIMFEGEPQFDFKGDDIGFLAIRAQWDQYMSNDGSSLPIGWVLPEPTDKT; encoded by the exons ATGGCTTATTATAATGAAAATTTTGATATACGGAATTCAACATTCCAAAATATTCCACCGCCACCCCCGCCACCAAGCTTTTACATGCCCCCTGCAGTCACTGATGAACAGTTTGTAAAACAATTTGAGAAATTGGATactaaagtttcaaaaaaggcAGTTTCTATCACTGAAATAAGGGAAAAAATTCGAGCTCTGGTGCTTACTGTGAATGAATTAAAAGAAAAGCAAAAAATACTAGCTGAAAACTTAGACACATTGTCAGAAGAAGAATGGAGTTCTAAAGTAAGAGAGATGAAAGAAAACCAATTAAAAATTGATGAGGTTATATCTCTTATGAATGATTTCTGTTTGGAAAATATGAGAACGGCCTTGGCCAAGAGATCCGCTAAACGGTTGAGATTGAAACGGTTGAATAATGAGAGGAAGAAGGAAAAAGAAGAAAGGAATCAAGAAAGGGAAGAAACGTCTCGGAAAATAGATGAGAATCTGCAGAAAATTAAGGATGAGATCAAAAAAGTTAAACTG GATGAAGAAGCTAAACTAGCAGCGGACTGCATTCTCCGAGACACTCTCCGCAAGAAGCATGATGCCAGGAAGTCTATTGTCAAGCTGGAGGCCCTGTTGAGGCTGCGGAAAGCACGCCAAAACACTGCCAAGGGTCGCGGAGAGCAGTGTTCGGAGACTGATGAGGCGGAGTTTAACAATAATATTG AAAAACTAATATCCCTCTGGAAAGGCAAGCTGTCTAACTACGAACTGGAAGAGCAACTGCTGCGTGACCAACTGAAAGAGTCTCTACCAGTCGTCGGTAAAATGGAGGGTATTGTGGAGACGCTGAAGAAGTGGAAAGATATCATGTTTGAAGGAGAACCACAGTTTGACTTTAAAGGAGATGACATCGGATTTCTGGCAATCAG gGCTCAATGGGACCAGTATATGAGCAACGACGGTTCATCTCTCCCTATTGGTTGGGTCCTTCCTGAACCTACAGACAAAACCTAA